From Onychostoma macrolepis isolate SWU-2019 chromosome 05, ASM1243209v1, whole genome shotgun sequence, one genomic window encodes:
- the LOC131540360 gene encoding LOW QUALITY PROTEIN: FAST kinase domain-containing protein 5, mitochondrial (The sequence of the model RefSeq protein was modified relative to this genomic sequence to represent the inferred CDS: deleted 2 bases in 1 codon), with amino-acid sequence MMSAMVLFHLVAKRWLYAHIQCVSIFRSQRLSSNVENGEQNREEETENTLVYKPSAYYQRPTVHSSTTGRSETEEKLSGNLPLNPAFRQQRSPYSISASQWLSSTKNTLLSTASNRGAIPTPNATKEPSINSDLRAFQRCRPEYRNMTHDPSQRSSTVDLNEALLVLHKVAVQKDNMEPSEVTNFLSKLGQIPQEQTAVVRGDKRFNTLLRYSVEILQNFTTPQLLDALRAFVNLGLPQSHSVLGLYETEFCRRAGEMELHQLLLAANLWRCLRRVVSKYLEKLFDNVSRNFNQMGVPELVQLLYIIGEGRRCPDTLVQPLESLLMRHLSQLKPEELGTVCLGLFKSQRSLSEGATRRLMDRAVVVVEDMSDFGIVNVMKLMRFSYLDHLPWLEAMGSEVPRRAPQMEVQGLMHIVLACSALHYRNDRVLLAVAERLPNVVGGCRSKDAAKMLWAFGNLGVLSKECPNLYPCLTAILRERHAEFQRYPEHLLTALLGLAFAGLFPEDLLSLALSAEFVNKACNSKELELKKDLFTLDGTVGLELPESTVPRLSLAIREEVTKLLWDFAQLDICQKPEVLEAEDVLRNLLGGEMFVRKHMILPHLRSIDLEVHLDRNDQPVPVSSEPCQQNLASQKSDARLSGVTITDDLLAQLTNTQKTPVQPSNQFFQKPEIHTVEPVNEESIFNVGIDLTDNLLMALTKCQKRSSHLDDSKPSIQRLAVQVTHRNHFCYRTKQLLGLHALKRRQLALAGYRVVELPHWEWFPLLRRSYAEKLAYLHCKIFSCSDSKK; translated from the exons ATGATGTCTGCGATGGTGCTGTTTCATCTTGTGGCAAAGCGCTGGCTTTATGCCCACATACAATGCGTTTCCATCTTTAGATCCCAACGTTTATCATCAAACGTGGAAAATGGAGAGCAAAATAGAGAAGAAGAAACAGAAAACACGCTGGTGTACAAGCCCTCGGCCTACTACCAGAGACCGACAGTACATTCCTCTACCACGGGCCGCTCAGAAACTGAAGAAAAATTGTCCGGTAATCTCCCCTTAAACCCTGCGTTCCGTCAACAGCGTAGCCCGTACAGTATTAGCGCCTCACAATGGCTCTCCAGCACCAAGAACACGCTGTTAAGCACAGCTTCAAACCGAGGAGCCATTCCAACCCCAAACGCCACCAAAGAGCCAAGCATCAACAGCGACCTACGAGCCTTTCAGAGATGTCGGCCTGAATACCGCAATATGACCCATGACCCATCCCAACGCTCATCAACGGTAGACCTCAATGAGGCCTTGTTAGTTCTTCATAAAGTCGCGGTGCAAAAAGACAACATGGAACCTTCAGAAGTAACTAATTTCTTGTCCAAACTTGGTCAGATTCCCCAAGAACAGACCGCGGTCGTAAGGGGCGACAAGCGATTCAACACGCTCCTGCGGTACAGCGTGGAGATCCTGCAAAACTTCACCACGCCGCAGTTATTGGATGCACTGAGGGCCTTCGTGAACTTAGGCTTGCCTCAATCCCATAGCGTTCTGGGATTGTACGAAACCGAGTTCTGTCGGCGAGCAGGCGAGATGGAGCTTCACCAGTTGCTGCTCGCCGCCAACTTGTGGCGATGCCTCCGTCGAGTTGTTTCTAAGTACCTCGAGAAGCTCTTTGACAACGTGAGCCGAAACTTCAACCAGATGGGTGTTCCAGAGTTGGTTCAACTCTTGTACATAATCGGAGAAGGCAGGAGATGTCCGGATACCCTCGTTCAACCCCTCGAGTCATTACTTATGCGTCATTTGAGCCAGTTGAAGCCTGAAGAGCTGGGCACCGTTTGCTTAGGCCTCTTCAAATCACAACGCTCCCTGTCCGAGGGAGCGACGCGCCGTCTTATGGACAGGGCAGTTGTTGTAGTCGAGGATATGAGCGATTTTGGCATCGTTAATGTAATGAAGCTTATGCGATTTAGCTATCTAGACCATCTCCCGTGGTTGGAGGCCATGGGATCGGAGGTTCCTCGACGTGCCCCACAAATGGAGGTTCAAGGTCTTATGCATATCGTCTTGGCTTGCTCCGCTCTGCACTATCGGAATGATCGCGTTCTCTTGGCTGTGGCCGAACGATTACCCAACGTGGTTGGTGGATGCCGGAGTAAAGATGCTGCAAAGATGCTTTGGGCCTTTGGGAATTTAGGAGTTCTTTCCAAAGAATGTCCCAACCTTTATCCGTGTCTCACTGCGATCTTACGAGAACGCCATGCTGAGTTTCAGCGATACCCCGAACATCTGTTGACAGCTCTGCTTGGACTTGCTTTTGCCGGTCTGTTCCCCGAAGACCTGCTCAGTCTGGCTTTAAGCGCAGAGTTTGTCAACAAGGCTTGTAATTCCAAAGAGCTTGAGCTGAAGAAAGACTTATTCACCTTAGATGGAACTGTTGGCTTGGAGTTACCCGAGTCGACAGTCCCAAGACTTAGTCTTGCAATTCGGGAAGAAGTGACCAAACTACTGTGGGATTTCGCTCAATTGGATATCTGCCAGAAGCCTGAGGTGCTCGAGGCTGAAGATGTGTTGAGGAATCTTCTGGGTGGAGAGATGTTTGTGCGCAAACACATGATTCTTCCGCACTTGCGCTCGATTGATCTGGAAGTGCACTTAGACCGAAATGACCAGCCTGTTCCTGTATCCTCCGAACCTTGCCAACAAAATCTCGCCTCTCAAAAATCGGATGCAAGGCTCTCTGGAGTTACCATAACTGACGACCTACTAGCTCAACTAACTAATACACAAAAGACTCCAGTGCAACCATCTAACCAGTTCTTCCAAAAGCCAGAGATTCACACCGTCGAACCGGTCAAC GAGGAAAGTATTTTCAATGTGGGTATTGACTTGACAGACAATCTTCTGATGGCGCTGACCAAATGTCAAAAGCGTTCGTCTCACCTGGATGATTCTAAACCATCGATTCAGAGACTTGCTGTTCAAGTGACTCATAGGAACCACTTTTGCTACAGGACTAAGCAGCTGCTTGGATTGCATGCACTAAAGAGGAGACAGTTAGCGCTGGCTGGATACAGAGTCGTAGAGTTGCCTCATTGGGAATGGTTTCCCTTGCTGCGACGCTCTTATGCCGAGAAACTCGCCTATCTGCACTGCAAGATATTCAGCTGTTCTGACTCCAAAAAATAG
- the LOC131540361 gene encoding leucine zipper putative tumor suppressor 3 isoform X1, whose protein sequence is MGSVGSGASSQRPITMRSVGTRTTPNGPLAAAPPPASARRRLDDRSFSAERIPGPSTKTKGVSADEHSYNAERDFHANARNHADVERAAAHNANRQQTLNGERLVSNVVFANGARREGHRRGESLDLCGNNIVLNNDKNGSHQAPPHPPRPHKDKSKAKPDNHNPPNILPVSGKLEHAQTNDSLVRPSAFKPVVPKSFHSMQNLVCPLQTSSGTAGPGSGGEKGGPNQDSPGTHAGAGRAGQGSLSDSGRNSLTSLPTYTGSSYGPPPALGPLSASTSHINRLGTVALDKPGYQNGLSASDSGRSSSGKSSSSYQRLSHLSDAPAPLRPSPSSDDVIQDLEDRLWEREQEVSKVIHMRRNLDQSEAAIVQVFEEKQRVWEREMEELRQNYAGRLQQVTRRAQRTQQALQAQIARLQQDKRRLQDEMTLLLAQREELEKKCLDFRKEQADILPRLEETKWEVCQKAGEISLLKQQLRDSQGEVTQRAGEMVALRGQLKDLNAQLREREEAEISLKESFCTKTLELERCEAELQTMLAEVTVLRDKLSAFESEVARLKKALSELSSGASRASEPSLTDVGQLVASRSRERLLSPPETPTSLPALPAPDPLLSLQSDDSKAQRQDSGDLRRQLERLQGELRLERQQRERQALTFAQERQTWQDEKERVLKYQAQLQLSYVEMLQKNQALEERVDKLGAQIVTPSPASPPPLPEPPVSVSISLTSPTPPVEEKKLPEMHQLAPPWPVPTRLERIESTEI, encoded by the exons ATGGGCAGCGTAGGGAGCGGGGCCTCCAGTCAGCGGCCCATCACAATGCGCAGCGTGGGCACCCGCACCACCCCCAACGGCCCGCTGGCGGCCGCGCCGCCCCCCGCCTCGGCCCGCCGCCGCCTGGACGACCGCAGCTTCAGCGCCGAGCGCATCCCCGGCCCCAGCACCAAGACCAAGGGTGTCTCCGCCGACGAGCACAGCTACAACGCCGAGAGGGATTTCCACGCTAACGCTCGCAACCACGCCGACGTCGAGCGCGCCGCGGCACACAACGCCAACCGCCAGCAGACGCTCAACGGAGAGAGGCTGGTGTCCAACGTGGTGTTCGCCAACGGGGCGCGGCGGGAAGGACACAGGCGCGGAGAGAGTCTGGACCTGTGCGGGAACAACATCGTGCTGAACAATGACAAGAACGGCAGCCATCAAGCTCCACCGCATCCGCCCCGGCCACACAAGGACAAGAGCAAAGCCAAACCCGATAATCACAACCCGCCCAACATCCTGCCCGTCTCGGGAAAACTCGAGCATGCACAG ACCAATGACTCTCTGGTGCGTCCATCAGCCTTCAAACCTGTGGTGCCCAAGAGCTTTCACTCCATGCAGAACCTGGTGTGTCCCCTCCAGACCAGCTCCGGGACGGCCGGTCCGGGCAGCGGCGGCGAGAAGGGCGGTCCGAACCAGGACAGTCCCGGGACACATGCTGGCGCGGGCCGGGCCGGACAGGGCAGTCTGTCGGACTCCGGGAGGAACTCTCTGACCAGTCTGCCCACGTACACGGGCTCCAGCTATGGCCCGCCGCCCGCGCTCGGACCCCTCAGTGCCTCCACCAGCCACATCAACCGGCTGGGCACCGTCGCCCTGGACAAGCCGGGCTACCAGAACGGCCTCAGCGCCTCGGACAGCGGCCGCTCCTCCTCAGGCAAGAGCTCCTCCTCGTACCAGCGCCTTAGTCACCTGAGCGACGCTCCCGCGCCCCTGAGACCCTCTCCGTCCTCCGACGACGTGATTCAGGACCTGGAGGACCGTCTGTGGGAGAGAGAGCAAGAAGTAAGTAAG GTGATTCACATGAGACGTAACCTGGACCAGAGCGAGGCGGCCATCGTGCAGGTGTTCGAGGAGAAGCAGCGTGTGTGGGAGCGAGAGATGGAGGAGCTGAGGCAGAACTACGCCGGGCGGCTGCAGCAGGTGACCCGACGAGCCCAGCGCACACAGCAGGCCCTGCAGGCGCAGATCGCCCGTCTGCAGCAGGACAAGCGGCGGCTGCAGGACGAGATGACGCTGCTGCTCGCTCAGAGAGAGGAGCTGGAGAAGAAGTGcttggacttcaggaaggagcaGGCCGATATCCTGCCCAGACTGGAGGAGACCAAGTGGGAG gtgtgtcaGAAGGCGGGCGAGATCTCTCTGCTGAAGCAGCAGCTGCGGGATAGTCAGGGCGAGGTGACGCAGCGGGCCGGAGAGATGGTGGCCCTCAGGGGTCAACTGAAGGATCTCAATGCCCAGctgagagagcgagaggagGCCGAGATCAGCCTCAAAGAGTCCTTCTGCACCAAAACCCTGGAGCTGGAGCGCTGCGAGGCCGAGCTGCAGACCATGCTGGCCGAG GTGACGGTGCTCCGAGACAAGCTGAGCGCGTTTGAATCGGAGGTGGCGCGGCTGAAGAAGGCCCTCAGTGAACTCAGCAGCGGCGCCAGTCGCGCCAGTGAGCCCAGCCTGACCGATGTGGGTCAGCTGGTGGCTTCCCGCAGCCGAGAGCGTCTTCTGTCCCCTCCGGAGACGCCCACGTCCCTCCCCGCGCTCCCGGCGCCAGACCCGCTGCTCTCGCTGCAGAGCGACGACTCCAAGGCGCAGCGGCAGGATTCGGGCGACCTGCGGCGTCAGCTGGAGCGACTGCAGGGCGAGCTGCGTCTGGAGCGGCAGCAGCGAGAGCGGCAGGCGCTCACCTTCGCTCAGGAGCGCCAGACCTGGCAGGACGAGAAGGAGCGAGTGCTAAAGTACCAGGCGCAGCTGCAGCTCAGCTACGTGGAGATGCTGCAGAAGAACCAGGCTCTGGAGGAGCGTGTGGACAAGCTGGGAGCCCAGATCGTCACGCCGTCGCCCGCCTCGCCTCCACCACTTCCAGAGCCCCCCGTGTCCGTGTCCATATCGCTCACCTCTCCCACCCCGCCGGTGGAGGAGAAGAAGCTGCCAGAGATGCACCAGCTGGCTCCGCCGTGGCCCGTGCCGACCCGACTGGAGAGGATCGAGTCGACGGAGATCTAA
- the LOC131540361 gene encoding leucine zipper putative tumor suppressor 3 isoform X2 has translation MGSVGSGASSQRPITMRSVGTRTTPNGPLAAAPPPASARRRLDDRSFSAERIPGPSTKTKGVSADEHSYNAERDFHANARNHADVERAAAHNANRQQTLNGERLVSNVVFANGARREGHRRGESLDLCGNNIVLNNDKNGSHQAPPHPPRPHKDKSKAKPDNHNPPNILPVSGKLEHAQTNDSLVRPSAFKPVVPKSFHSMQNLVCPLQTSSGTAGPGSGGEKGGPNQDSPGTHAGAGRAGQGSLSDSGRNSLTSLPTYTGSSYGPPPALGPLSASTSHINRLGTVALDKPGYQNGLSASDSGRSSSGKSSSSYQRLSHLSDAPAPLRPSPSSDDVIQDLEDRLWEREQEVIHMRRNLDQSEAAIVQVFEEKQRVWEREMEELRQNYAGRLQQVTRRAQRTQQALQAQIARLQQDKRRLQDEMTLLLAQREELEKKCLDFRKEQADILPRLEETKWEVCQKAGEISLLKQQLRDSQGEVTQRAGEMVALRGQLKDLNAQLREREEAEISLKESFCTKTLELERCEAELQTMLAEVTVLRDKLSAFESEVARLKKALSELSSGASRASEPSLTDVGQLVASRSRERLLSPPETPTSLPALPAPDPLLSLQSDDSKAQRQDSGDLRRQLERLQGELRLERQQRERQALTFAQERQTWQDEKERVLKYQAQLQLSYVEMLQKNQALEERVDKLGAQIVTPSPASPPPLPEPPVSVSISLTSPTPPVEEKKLPEMHQLAPPWPVPTRLERIESTEI, from the exons ATGGGCAGCGTAGGGAGCGGGGCCTCCAGTCAGCGGCCCATCACAATGCGCAGCGTGGGCACCCGCACCACCCCCAACGGCCCGCTGGCGGCCGCGCCGCCCCCCGCCTCGGCCCGCCGCCGCCTGGACGACCGCAGCTTCAGCGCCGAGCGCATCCCCGGCCCCAGCACCAAGACCAAGGGTGTCTCCGCCGACGAGCACAGCTACAACGCCGAGAGGGATTTCCACGCTAACGCTCGCAACCACGCCGACGTCGAGCGCGCCGCGGCACACAACGCCAACCGCCAGCAGACGCTCAACGGAGAGAGGCTGGTGTCCAACGTGGTGTTCGCCAACGGGGCGCGGCGGGAAGGACACAGGCGCGGAGAGAGTCTGGACCTGTGCGGGAACAACATCGTGCTGAACAATGACAAGAACGGCAGCCATCAAGCTCCACCGCATCCGCCCCGGCCACACAAGGACAAGAGCAAAGCCAAACCCGATAATCACAACCCGCCCAACATCCTGCCCGTCTCGGGAAAACTCGAGCATGCACAG ACCAATGACTCTCTGGTGCGTCCATCAGCCTTCAAACCTGTGGTGCCCAAGAGCTTTCACTCCATGCAGAACCTGGTGTGTCCCCTCCAGACCAGCTCCGGGACGGCCGGTCCGGGCAGCGGCGGCGAGAAGGGCGGTCCGAACCAGGACAGTCCCGGGACACATGCTGGCGCGGGCCGGGCCGGACAGGGCAGTCTGTCGGACTCCGGGAGGAACTCTCTGACCAGTCTGCCCACGTACACGGGCTCCAGCTATGGCCCGCCGCCCGCGCTCGGACCCCTCAGTGCCTCCACCAGCCACATCAACCGGCTGGGCACCGTCGCCCTGGACAAGCCGGGCTACCAGAACGGCCTCAGCGCCTCGGACAGCGGCCGCTCCTCCTCAGGCAAGAGCTCCTCCTCGTACCAGCGCCTTAGTCACCTGAGCGACGCTCCCGCGCCCCTGAGACCCTCTCCGTCCTCCGACGACGTGATTCAGGACCTGGAGGACCGTCTGTGGGAGAGAGAGCAAGAA GTGATTCACATGAGACGTAACCTGGACCAGAGCGAGGCGGCCATCGTGCAGGTGTTCGAGGAGAAGCAGCGTGTGTGGGAGCGAGAGATGGAGGAGCTGAGGCAGAACTACGCCGGGCGGCTGCAGCAGGTGACCCGACGAGCCCAGCGCACACAGCAGGCCCTGCAGGCGCAGATCGCCCGTCTGCAGCAGGACAAGCGGCGGCTGCAGGACGAGATGACGCTGCTGCTCGCTCAGAGAGAGGAGCTGGAGAAGAAGTGcttggacttcaggaaggagcaGGCCGATATCCTGCCCAGACTGGAGGAGACCAAGTGGGAG gtgtgtcaGAAGGCGGGCGAGATCTCTCTGCTGAAGCAGCAGCTGCGGGATAGTCAGGGCGAGGTGACGCAGCGGGCCGGAGAGATGGTGGCCCTCAGGGGTCAACTGAAGGATCTCAATGCCCAGctgagagagcgagaggagGCCGAGATCAGCCTCAAAGAGTCCTTCTGCACCAAAACCCTGGAGCTGGAGCGCTGCGAGGCCGAGCTGCAGACCATGCTGGCCGAG GTGACGGTGCTCCGAGACAAGCTGAGCGCGTTTGAATCGGAGGTGGCGCGGCTGAAGAAGGCCCTCAGTGAACTCAGCAGCGGCGCCAGTCGCGCCAGTGAGCCCAGCCTGACCGATGTGGGTCAGCTGGTGGCTTCCCGCAGCCGAGAGCGTCTTCTGTCCCCTCCGGAGACGCCCACGTCCCTCCCCGCGCTCCCGGCGCCAGACCCGCTGCTCTCGCTGCAGAGCGACGACTCCAAGGCGCAGCGGCAGGATTCGGGCGACCTGCGGCGTCAGCTGGAGCGACTGCAGGGCGAGCTGCGTCTGGAGCGGCAGCAGCGAGAGCGGCAGGCGCTCACCTTCGCTCAGGAGCGCCAGACCTGGCAGGACGAGAAGGAGCGAGTGCTAAAGTACCAGGCGCAGCTGCAGCTCAGCTACGTGGAGATGCTGCAGAAGAACCAGGCTCTGGAGGAGCGTGTGGACAAGCTGGGAGCCCAGATCGTCACGCCGTCGCCCGCCTCGCCTCCACCACTTCCAGAGCCCCCCGTGTCCGTGTCCATATCGCTCACCTCTCCCACCCCGCCGGTGGAGGAGAAGAAGCTGCCAGAGATGCACCAGCTGGCTCCGCCGTGGCCCGTGCCGACCCGACTGGAGAGGATCGAGTCGACGGAGATCTAA